Proteins found in one Hevea brasiliensis isolate MT/VB/25A 57/8 chromosome 18, ASM3005281v1, whole genome shotgun sequence genomic segment:
- the LOC110636627 gene encoding pectinesterase produces MEASIQPLLPPHKASHRKALCLLLSLAAVFLCSATIVTFNFNKFGLFNPPLQNICVHAHDEPSCLAIVSEIASSTTAKLNHVHVLQHLLKKSTSHIQNIIQEANRFSHRNNDPVNQAALVDCVKVMELSIDRIEDSIVALENVTPISHANAHTWLSSVLSNHVTCMDGLNQGPARLAMEPGLKDLTAGARASLAILVEISPAKDGLLWPLNGEFPSWVTIRDRKLLQASPGEIHANVIVAKDGSGNYKTVKEAVASAPDNGKSRYVIYVKKGKYKENVEIGKTKKNVMLVGDGMDSTIITGSLNVVDGSTTFKSATVAADGDGFIAQDIRFVNTAGPQKHQAVALRVNADQSVINRCRIDAYQDTLYTHSNRQFYRDCFISGTVDFIFGNAGVVFQKCKIVARKPMSGQKNMVTAQGRTDPNQNTGTSIQKCNIKASSDLEPVKDTVQSYLGRPWKKYSRTVVMQSKIGDHIDPSGWSPWDGDFALKTLYYGEYMNKGPGAGTSERVKWPGYHVITSATEAKKFTVAELIQGGKWLKSTGVDYIEGL; encoded by the exons ATGGAAGCAAGTATCCAGCCTCTGCTACCTCCCCACAAAGCCTCTCACCGCAAAGCTCTCTGTCTACTTCTCTCCTTAGCAGCTGTCTTCTTATGCTCAGCTACAATAGTTACCTTCAATTTTAACAAATTTGGCCTCTTCAATCCTCCACTTCAAAACATATGTGTCCATGCCCATGACGAGCCATCATGCCTAGCGATCGTCTCAGAAATAGCCTCAAGCACCACCGCGAAACTGAACCATGTCCATGTACTCCAACACTTGCTAAAGAAATCCACATCTCACATTCAAAATATCATCCAAGAGGCGAACCGTTTTAGCCACCGGAACAATGATCCTGTAAATCAAGCGGCTCTAGTTGATTGTGTGAAGGTGATGGAGCTATCTATAGATAGAATTGAAGACTCTATAGTGGCTCTTGAAAATGTTACCCCCATTTCCCATGCAAATGCTCATACATGGCTCAGTAGTGTGCTCTCTAACCATGTTACGTGTATGGATGGGCTAAACCAGGGTCCAGCCAGGTTAGCAATGGAGCCAGGGCTCAAGGACTTGACAGCAGGAGCAAGAGCCTCTCTAGCCATCCTGGTCGAAATTTCACCGGCGAAAGATGGTCTACTTTGGCCATTGAACGGAGAGTTTCCGTCATGGGTAACGATTAGGGATCGAAAACTCTTGCAAGCTTCGCCTGGGGAAATCCATGCCAATGTTATAGTAGCCAAAGATGGGAGTGGTAACTACAAGACTGTCAAAGAAGCTGTGGCTTCTGCCCCAGATAATGGAAAGAGCAGATATGTTATTTATGTGAAGAAGGGGAAATACAAAGAGAATGTTGAAATAGGAAAGACTAAGAAGAATGTGATGCTTGTTGGTGATGGCATGGATTCAACCATCATAACGGGTAGCTTGAATGTTGTTGATGGATCAACAACTTTCAAATCTGCAACCGTAG CTGCTGATGGTGATGGATTCATAGCCCAAGATATCCGGTTCGTAAACACCGCGGGGCCGCAGAAGCATCAAGCGGTGGCACTCCGAGTCAACGCTGATCAGTCAGTCATAAATCGCTGTCGTATTGATGCTTACCAAGACACTCTTTATACCCACAGCAACCGTCAATTCTACAGAGATTGCTTCATCTCAGGCACAGTGGACTTCATATTCGGGAACGCAGGTGTTGTGTTCCAAAAATGCAAAATAGTTGCCCGAAAGCCCATGAGTGGACAAAAAAACATGGTAACAGCCCAAGGCCGAACTGATCCAAACCAAAACACAGGCACTTCAAtccaaaaatgtaacataaaagcaAGCTCCGATCTTGAGCCCGTTAAGGACACCGTCCAATCATATTTGGGTCGTCCATGGAAGAAGTATTCGAGGACCGTAGTGATGCAGTCCAAAATCGGTGACCATATTGATCCTTCAGGGTGGTCACCTTGGGATGGAGATTTTGCACTGAAGACATTGTATTATGGCGAATATATGAACAAGGGACCAGGTGCTGGTACTAGTGAGAGAGTAAAATGGCCAGGTTACCATGTCATTACTAGTGCTACTGAGGCCAAGAAATTCACAGTTGCAGAGCTGATTCAAGGAGGGAAATGGTTGAAATCTACTGGAGTTGATTATATAGAAGGGCTGTGA
- the LOC110636600 gene encoding CRIB domain-containing protein RIC10 isoform X1: MATKIKGIYKGFKYITQIFAVVKEREMEIGYPTDVKHVAHIGWDGPSGTAPSWMNEFKTPPDFATTTLGNARDPNSLAFSSWASHDFDQSIGNQSLSNSFSNILSSDLPSIPKKQKWKKKTRSSSPKTSSTTSRASLAMKSKAAYHELDSTPNLQV; encoded by the exons ATGGCCACCAAGATCAAAGGGATCTATAAGGGCTTCAAGTACATAACCCAAATCTTTG CAGTGGTGAAGGAAAGAGAGATGGAAATTGGGTACCCAACAGACGTCAAGCATGTGGCACACATAGGTTGGGATGGCCCTTCTGGCACTGCACCCAGTTGG ATGAATGAGTTCAAAACACCTCCTGATTTCGCAACAACAACACTCGGCAATGCAAGAGATCCTAATTCTCTTGCTTTCTCTTCATGGGCCTCTCATG ATTTTGATCAATCTATTGGAAATCAATCCTTGTCCAATTCGTTCAGTAACATTCTATCGTCAGATCTTCCAAGTATTCCCAAGAAACAAAAATGGAAAAAGAAGACTAGAAGTTCCTCTCCCAAAACCTCATCCACCACTTCAAGAGCCTCACTAGCAATGAAGTCCAAGGCTGCATACCATGAACTGGACTCAACACCAAACTTACAAGTCTAG
- the LOC110636642 gene encoding COBRA-like protein 10, giving the protein MKFPWVHLVLLLHLFCLTNRLILAQDYDNQATPSAPPPAVEKCNGIFLSYQFLSRTKEYPHLKNASAQGWAFKATATILNTGTVELEAWEIFIGFQHGEILVGADGAVLMGSEDFPSDASNGTYLSGSSTSVLKTAIDTAGDLDQIQVQIKLTGTQFGVKPPRIPMPKTIRLTNPGYKCPGLTTHKTAMWVCCVKDKKYKPKVVKTKFLPRQEGDLSITYDITQAYESSYIALVTMENNSPLGRLDHWNLTWEWMRGEFIYSMKGAYTRLVDYTDCIYGAAGQYYQQLDFSTVMNCQKKPIISDLPRERANDTKIGKIPNCCRNGTILPKIMDPSQSKSAFQLQVYKLPPDMNRTALYPPQKWKIVGVLNPEYKCAAPIRVSPTEFPDPGGLQFSTLAIATWQIVCNITKRKAGTSRCCVSFSAYYNESVIPCNTCACGCEDTSNCKENAPSMLLPSEALLVPFANRSTKAIAWAKLKHFRIPKPLPCADNCGVSINWHINTDYKTGWSARITLFNWQKINFENWFTAIQLKKTSSGYEKAYSFNGTLLRNHNNTIFLQGLIGLNYLMGETNGTNPNSDPRVPGKQQTVISFTKKFNRRINIVKGDGFPSKILFNGEECSLPTRIPIANGNHCHVNILQVAFPAFVAFVLMGLKNQH; this is encoded by the exons ATGAAATTTCCATGGGTACACCTTGTTCTTCTGTTACATTTGTTTTGTTTAACAAATCGTTTGATTTTAGCCCAAGATTATGATAACCAGGCAACGCCATCTGCCCCACCCCCAGCAGTAGAAAAATGCAATGGGATTTTCTTGTCTTATCAATTCCTTTCAAGGACGAAAGAATATCCCCATCTCAAGAATGCATCGGCGCAAGGATGGGCCTTCAAAGCCACTGCAACAATATTGAATACAGGCACAGTTGAACTTGAAGCATGGGAAATATTTATTGGGTTTCAACATGGTGAGATTTTAGTTGGTGCAGACGGAGCAGTTCTGATGGGCAGTGAGGATTTCCCTTCAGATGCCAGCAATGGGACTTATCTCTCAGGATCCTCAACATCAGTTTTGAAAACAGCTATAGACACAGCTGGAGATCTTGACCAAATTCAGGTGCAAATTAAATTGACTGGCACTCAATTTGGTGTGAAACCCCCTAGGATACCGATGCCTAAAACAATAAGACTTACAAATCCTGGATACAAATGCCCAGGATTGACGACACACA AGACAGCAATGTGGGTCTGCTGCGTCAAGGATAAAAAGTACAAACCAAAAGTTGTCAAAACGAAGTTCTTACCGCGACAGGAAGGAGATCTTTCGATTACATATGATATTACTCAAGCTTATGAAAGTAGTTATATTGCCCTGGTGACAATGGAGAATAATAGTCCTTTAGGACGTCTTGATCACTGGAACTTGACTTGGGAGTGGATGAGAGGGGAATTCATATACTCAATGAAAGGAGCTTATACCCGTCTAGTAGACTACACGGATTGCATTTATGGAGCAGCAGGACAATACTACCAGCAATTGGATTTCTCCACTGTCATGAATTGTCAGAAGAAGCCAATCATCAGTGACTTGCCACGAGAGAGAGCAAATGATACAAAGATAGGAAAGATACCAAACTGCTGCAGGAATGGTACAATTTTGCCAAAAATCATGGATCCAAGCCAATCAAAATCAGCCTTTCAATTGCAAGTGTATAAATTGCCACCGGATATGAATCGAACAGCTCTTTATCCTCCTCAGAAATGGAAAATCGTTGGGGTTCTAAATCCTGAGTATAAATGTGCAGCTCCAATTAGAGTTAGTCCAACAGAATTTCCTGACCCTGGTGGGCTTCAGTTTTCTACTCTTGCAATTGCAACTTGGCAAATAGTTTGTAACATCACAAAGCGAAAAGCAGGGACTTCAAGGTGCTGTGTTTCCTTCTCTGCTTACTACAATGAATCTGTTATACCCTGTAATACATGTGCTTGTGGTTGTGAGGACACATCAAATTGCAAAGAAAATGCTCCATCAATGCTTCTACCATCAGAAGCACTTCTAGTGCCCTTTGCAAACAGGTCAACGAAGGCCATAGCTTGGGCGAAACTAAAGCATTTTCGCATACCCAAGCCCTTGCCTTGCGCTGACAATTGTGGGGTAAGCATAAATTGGCACATCAATACAGACTACAAGACTGGATGGTCAGCAAGAATCACTCTATTCAACTGGCAAAAAATTAATTTCGAGAATTGGTTCACCGCGATTCAACTGAAGAAAACTTCTAGTGGTTACGAAAAAGCCTACTCCTTCAACGGAACTCTTCTTCGAAACCACAACAACACAATCTTCTTACAAGGCTTAATAGGGTTGAATTACTTGATGGGAGAAACAAATGGAACGAATCCAAATAGTGATCCCAGGGTTCCTGGAAAGCAACAAACTGTCATTTCTTTTACAAAGAAGTTTAACCGTAGGATCAACATAGTTAAAGGAGATGGATTTCCTTCAAAGATCTTGTTTAATGGAGAGGAGTGCTCGCTTCCTACAAGAATTCCTATAGCAAATGGAAACCACTGTCATGTAAATATTTTACAAGTAGCTTTTCCTGCATTTGTTGCCTTTGTACTAATGGGATTGAAAAATCAACATTGA
- the LOC110636600 gene encoding CRIB domain-containing protein RIC10 isoform X2 — translation MATKIKGIYKGFKYITQIFVVKEREMEIGYPTDVKHVAHIGWDGPSGTAPSWMNEFKTPPDFATTTLGNARDPNSLAFSSWASHDFDQSIGNQSLSNSFSNILSSDLPSIPKKQKWKKKTRSSSPKTSSTTSRASLAMKSKAAYHELDSTPNLQV, via the exons ATGGCCACCAAGATCAAAGGGATCTATAAGGGCTTCAAGTACATAACCCAAATCTTTG TGGTGAAGGAAAGAGAGATGGAAATTGGGTACCCAACAGACGTCAAGCATGTGGCACACATAGGTTGGGATGGCCCTTCTGGCACTGCACCCAGTTGG ATGAATGAGTTCAAAACACCTCCTGATTTCGCAACAACAACACTCGGCAATGCAAGAGATCCTAATTCTCTTGCTTTCTCTTCATGGGCCTCTCATG ATTTTGATCAATCTATTGGAAATCAATCCTTGTCCAATTCGTTCAGTAACATTCTATCGTCAGATCTTCCAAGTATTCCCAAGAAACAAAAATGGAAAAAGAAGACTAGAAGTTCCTCTCCCAAAACCTCATCCACCACTTCAAGAGCCTCACTAGCAATGAAGTCCAAGGCTGCATACCATGAACTGGACTCAACACCAAACTTACAAGTCTAG
- the LOC131175921 gene encoding uncharacterized protein LOC131175921 — MASSSSNTVESILTFPILHRHCFPIYGAHQTKSPAAVATSSSSSPSKDLPVAALRKKLKEKKKTPETESTSVSSDPSKVVEPAVSAPEKKKGRKMHGIDTQRKKGAAKSSSSVDKALLDCKFIKWDYFDQVNFQFKELFEFQEWMNVCECTNAYYPRLVQDFYRTLRIVDEEDKFEVALNDSAYVISVELIAKALKLPNDGNKISTHRDVARVPGFNLAEFENEVFLANTVTSEKSASTKAFQHIKIIHSMVNYIFCPKSGSYGYLSYLDMCIMWHIVNRVRMNLAYLIFKNMCKAYGIEKLPYAHLLTALFKELDINISKESSRIDLIVLREIHFDTDGRKKRFKKGDSSSAKVDLDSQSGFMSELQGLRTSINEQFSTTHPSIELLRKFVDIVDYKVSHLLTQNEELKKLIVDLQQARETSFPTKVKTDVRANDASSSATHVSTHGNVECEGTELSESTAAVEHKSEQVVESEVEPIVEAPVEHEASLKDQQESAPSQPSAAAAPPAKKGRKRSKSTVSNPYQSLAAALQTPSDEDKPQKHEHLADQGSQPPTAKPSRKKMVPSKATRRSKRLND; from the exons atggctagttcatctagcaaTACTGTCG AATCAATTTTAACATTCCCCATTCTTCATCGTCATTGTTTCCCCATCTATGGCGCGCACCAAACGAAATCTCCTGCTGCTGTTGCTACTTCGTCGTCCTCGTCGCCATCTAAAGATCTCCCTGTCGCCGCAttaaggaagaaattgaaggaaaagaagaaaacacCAGAAACTGAATCGACTAGTGTATCCTCCGACCCATCTAAGGTAGTCGAACCTGCTGTATCGGcaccagaaaagaaaaaggggagaAAAATGCACGGGATTGATACTCAACGCAAAAAGGGTGCTGCAAAATCTTCGAGTTCTGTTGACAAAGCACTGCTTGATTgtaaattcatcaaatgggatTATTTTGatcaggtaaattttcaattcaaagaactctttgaatttcaagaatggatGAACGTTTGTGAATGCACTAATGCTTATTATCCTAGATTGGTTCAAGATTTCTATAGAACTCTAAGAATAGTTGATGAAGAAGACAAATTTGAAGTTGCCTTGAATGATAGTGCGTATGTCATTTCTGTTGAGTTGATTGCTAAGGCTTTAAAATTgcctaatgatggaaataaaatctcTACTCATAGAGATGTTGCTAGAGTTCCAGGCTTTAACTTGGCTGAGTTTGAAAATGAAGTCTTTCTTGCCAACACTGTCACTAGTGAAAAGTCTGCTAGCACAAAAGCTTTTCAACATATTAAAattattcacagtatggtgaattATATTTTTTGTCCTAAGTCTGGCAGCTATGGTTATTTGAGTTACCTGGATATGTGCATCATGTGGCATATTGTTAACAGAGTAAGAATGAATTTGGCATATCTGATTTTCAAGAATATGTGTAAAGCTTATGGGATTGAAAAATTGCCTTATGCACATCTCTTGACTGCTTTGTTTAAAGAGTTGGATATAAATATCTCTAAGGAGAGTTCTAGGATAGATTTGattgtgcttagagaaattcaCTTCGATACTGATGGAAGAAAGAAACGGTTTAAAAAAGGTGATTCTTCCTCAGCTAAAGTTGATTTAGATTCTCAAAGTGGGTttatgagtgagcttcaaggGCTAAGAACTTCTATTAATGAGCAATTTAGTACAACACATCCGTCTATTGAACTTCTGAGAAAATTTGTGGATATCGTTGATTACAAAGTGAGTCATTtgcttactcaaaatgaggaattaaaGAAACTGATTGTAGATCTTCAGCAAGCAAGGGAAACTAGTTTCCCAACCAAAGTTAAGACTGATGTACGTGCAAATGATGCCTCTTCATCTGCTACTCATGTCTCTACTCATGGTAATGTTGAGTGTGAAGGTACTGAGCTTAGTGAGTCTACAGCTGCTGTGGAACATAAAAGTGAACAAGTTGTTGAATCTGAAGTTGAACCTATAGTTGAAGCCCCTGTTGAGCAT GAAGCCTCTCTAAAGGATCAACAAGAGAGTGCTCCATCTCAACCCTCTGCAGCTGCTGCACCTCCAGCCAAGAAAGGTAGAAAAAGATCTAAGTCTACGGTGTCTAATCCATACCAGTCTCTGGCTGCTGCCCTTCAAACCCCATCTGATGAGGATAAGCCACAGAAGCATGAGCATTTGGCTGACCAAGGTTCTCAGCCACCTACTGCTAAACCTTCCAGGAAGAAGATGGTGCCTTCCAAAGCTACTCGAAGGAGCAAAAGACTTAATGATTAA
- the LOC110636591 gene encoding homeobox-leucine zipper protein MERISTEM L1: MFQANMYESHHMFDMTPKSSENDLGKLKDDDYETKSGTENTEAPSGDDQDPNQCPKRKRYHRHTQRQIQEMEAFFKECPHPDDKQRKELSRELGLEPLQVKFWFQNKRTQMKAHHERTENAILKAENEKLRAENSRYKEALSNASCPNCGGPAALGEMSFDEQHLRIENARLREEIDRISGIAAKYLGKPLSSLSHLSSHLHSRSHDVGVSSFGAQSDYVGGMYGATDLLRPITTGPTGAEKPMIVELAVAAMEELMRMALAGEPLWVPGENATEVLNEEEYLRAFPRGIGPRPLGLRSEASRESAVVIMNHANLVEILMDVNQWSTAFCGIVSRAMTLEILSTGVAGNYNGALQVMTAEFQVPSPLVPTREICFVRYCKQHVDGTWAVVDVSLDNLRPIPISRSRRRPSGCVIQELPNGYSKVIWVEHIEVDDRSVHNIYRPLVNSGLAFGAKRWVALLDRQCERLASSMAINIPAGDLCVITSPEGRKSMLKLAERMVMSFCSGVGASTAHAWTTLSPTGSDDIRVMTRKSMDDPGRPPGIVLSAATSFWIPVPPKRVFEFLSDENHRREWDILSNGGQVEEMAHIANGRDPGNSVSLLRVNSANSNQSNMLILQESCTDSTGSYVIYAPVDISAMNIVLSGGDADYVALLPSGFAILPDGPAGFSPGGIVDVGSGGALLTVAFQILVDSVPTAKLSLGSVATVNNLIKCTVERIKTAVTSENNA; the protein is encoded by the exons ATGTTCCAAGCAAACATGTACGAGAGTCACCATATGTTCGATATGACCCCCAAGAGCTCTGAAAATGATTTGGGAAAGCTGAAAGATGACGATTATGAGACCAAATCAGGCACTGAGAACACTGAAGCACCCTCCGGAGATGATCAAGATCCTAACCAATGCCCTAAAAGGAAACGTTACCACCGCCATACCCAGCGCCAAATCCAGGAAATGGAAGC TTTCTTTAAGGAGTGCCCTCACCCCGATGATAAGCAACGAAAGGAGCTGAGCCGTGAGTTAGGTTTAGAGCCTTTGCAAGTCAAATTTTGGTTCCAGAACAAGCGCACGCAAATGAAG GCTCATCATGAACGAACAGAGAATGCGATTCTGAAGGCTGAGAATGAAAAGCTCCGTGCGGAGAACAGTAGATACAAGGAAGCCCTAAGTAATGCCTCTTGCCCTAACTGCGGCGGCCCAGCAGCCCTGGGCGAGATGTCCTTTGATGAGCAGCATTTGAGGATTGAGAATGCTCGTTTACGAGAAGAG ATTGACAGGATATCTGGAATTGCTGCCAAATATTTGGGCAAGCCCTTATCTTctttgtcccatctttcttctcatTTACATTCCCGGTCCCATGATGTTGGGGTCAGTAGTTTCGGGGCACAATCGGACTATGTGGGAGGAATGTATGGAGCTACTGATCTTCTGAGACCAATCACTACTGGGCCTACTGGGGCAGAAAAGCCAATGATAGTAGAGCTTGCTGTTGCAGCAATGGAGGAACTAATGAGAATGGCTCTGGCTGGAGAACCGTTGTGGGTTCCTGGTGAGAATGCCACTGAGGTGCTTAATGAGGAGGAGTATTTGAGAGCTTTCCCTAGAGGCATTGGGCCAAGGCCTTTGGGATTGAGGTCAGAAGCCTCAAGGGAATCCGCAGTTGTTATCATGAATCATGCTAACCTTGTTGAGATTCTAATGGATGTG AATCAATGGTCTACTGCGTTTTGTGGAATTGTATCAAGAGCAATGACCCTAGAAATCCTATCAACAGGAGTTGCTGGGAACTATAATGGAGCTTTGCAAGTG ATGACAGCTGAGTTCCAAGTCCCTTCACCACTGGTTCCAACCCGAGAAATTTGCTTTGTAAGGTACTGTAAGCAGCATGTTGATGGAACTTGGGCAGTGGTTGATGTTTCGCTGGACAATTTACGCCCTATTCCAATATCAAGGAGTAGAAGAAGGCCCTCAGGTTGTGTCATTCAAGAATTGCCAAACGGATACTCAAAG GTGATATGGGTCGAGCACATCGAAGTGGATGATAGGTCTGTTCACAATATATACAGGCCACTAGTTAATTCTGGTCTAGCTTTTGGAGCAAAACGTTGGGTCGCTCTCTTAGATAGACAATGCGAACGTCTTGCAAGTTCAATGGCCATCAACATTCCAGCGGGAGATCTCTGTG TGATAACGAGCCCAGAAGGGAGGAAGAGTATGTTGAAGCTGGCTGAAAGAATGGTGATGAGCTTTTGCTCTGGTGTTGGTGCTTCTACAGCACACGCCTGGACAACATTATCTCCAACTGGGTCTGATGATATAAGGGTCATGACCAGAAAGAGTATGGATGATCCAGGTAGGCCTCCTGGAATTGTACTTAGCGCGGCAACATCCTTCTGGATTCCGGTTCCTCCCAAGAGAGTATTTGAGTTCCTAAGCGATGAGAACCATCGAAGAGAG TGGGATATCCTTTCAAATGGCGGTCAAGTTGAAGAAATGGCTCACATTGCTAATGGACGTGATCCAGGAAACTCAGTTTCTTTACTTCGTGTGAAT AGTGCAAACTCAAACCAAAGCAACATGCTGATATTGCAAGAGAGCTGCACAGACTCTACAGGGTCATATGTTATCTATGCACCAGTAGACATTTCTGCCATGAATATAGTGCTAAGTGGTGGGGACGCAGATTACGTTGCTCTTCTTCCATCAGGTTTTGCTATACTTCCTGATGGACCTGCAGGATTTAGCCCCGGAGGAATTGTTGATGTTGGTTCCGGCGGTGCTCTACTCACCGTTGCATTTCAGATCTTAGTGGATTCAGTTCCAACTGCAAAACTCTCTCTTGGATCAGTAGCAACAGTAAACAATCTAATTAAGTGCACAGTTGAAAGGATCAAGACTGCAGTGACTAGCGAGAATAATGCATGA